From Aspergillus chevalieri M1 DNA, chromosome 4, nearly complete sequence, a single genomic window includes:
- a CDS encoding cytochrome P450 (COG:Q;~EggNog:ENOG410PGYE;~InterPro:IPR002402,IPR002974,IPR036396,IPR017972, IPR001128;~PFAM:PF00067;~SECRETED:SignalP(1-24);~go_function: GO:0004497 - monooxygenase activity [Evidence IEA];~go_function: GO:0005506 - iron ion binding [Evidence IEA];~go_function: GO:0016705 - oxidoreductase activity, acting on paired donors, with incorporation or reduction of molecular oxygen [Evidence IEA];~go_function: GO:0016712 - oxidoreductase activity, acting on paired donors, with incorporation or reduction of molecular oxygen, reduced flavin or flavoprotein as one donor, and incorporation of one atom of oxygen [Evidence IEA];~go_function: GO:0020037 - heme binding [Evidence IEA];~go_process: GO:0055114 - oxidation-reduction process [Evidence IEA]), with product MSTVILPLAAAALVLRLLYSLIQSIHHAHKARQLGCGPVPHYPSKDPLGIYNLFDTIEADKQKLVPVLTERRLETVCDRENRYVKTFRFRQMARETITTIDPENIKAVLATQFKDFELGVLRQRSLHPLLGTGIFTADGEAWTRSRGLLRPQFTRDQISQLDLEERHVQNAMKAITVDEESGWTRDTDIQTIFFRLTIDSATEFLFGESVDSQMAAVMNNVDDQFAYYFDKSQWFCAQRARFEKLHFLADNKESQRATQQVHAFVDRFVQSALDIVQREKNGGLDEEKNDENYVFLHALAATTQDPIELRSQLLNILLAGRDTTASLLSWCTLLLARHPSVFKKLRQTVVDTFGTYNRPLPITFSGLKSCQYLQHFLNETLRLYPVVPMNRRTAVRDTTIPRGGGPDGMQPVYVRKGESVGYNVHLLHRRKDIWGPDAEEFRPERWLEKKPGWDYIPFNGGPRICIGQQFALTEAGYVIVRLLQRFDEIEDVYPQRGVRYGLTLTSCPADPVTVRLHEAA from the exons ATGTCAACTGTCATTCTACCTCTCGCAGCCGCAGCGTTGGTCCTGCGGTTGCTCTACTCACTCATCCAGTCCATTCACCATGCCCACAAAGCCCGTCAACTGGGCTGTGGCCCGGTCCCTCACTACCCCAGCAAAGACCCGCTAGGAATCTACAATCTCTTCGACACGATTGAAGCCGACAAGCAGAAGCTCGTACCCGTCCTGACAGAGCGTCGACTTGAAACTGTCTGCGATCGCGAAAACCGCTATGTGAAGACCTTCCGGTTCCGCCAAATGGCCCGCGagaccatcaccaccatcgaCCCCGAGAACATCAAGGCAGTGCTGGCGACACAGTTCAAGGATTTCGAACTGGGCGTGCTACGCCAGAGGAGTCTGCATCCGCTGCTGGGAACCGGAATT TTTACCGCCGATGGGGAAGCCTGGACGAGATCGAGAGGCTTGCTGCGACCTCAGTTTACGCGGGATCAGATCAGTCAATTGGACTTGGAGGAACGTCATGTTCAAAATGCGATGAAGGCTATTACGGTGGACGAGGAGAGTGGTTGGACCCGCGACACCGATATTCAGACTATCTTCTTCCGTCTCACTATCGACTCGGCTACGGAATTTCTGTTTGGCGAGAGTGTCGACAGCCAGATGGCAGCCGTGATGAACAATGTGGATGATCAGTTTGCGTATTACTTCGACAAGTCGCAGTGGTTCTGTGCGCAGCGGGCCCGGTTTGAGAAATTGCACTTCCTGGCCGACAACAAAGAATCTCAGCGCGCGACCCAGCAAGTTCACGCCTTTGTCGACCGCTTCGTCCAATCCGCTCTGGATATCGTGCAGCGCGAGAAGAACGGTGGTCTCGACGAAGAGAAGAATGACGAAAACTACGTCTTCCTGCACGCCCTGGCCGCGACCACCCAGGACCCGATCGAACTCCGCTCCCAACTTCTGAACATCCTCCTCGCCGGTCGTGACACCACCGCCTCCCTCCTCAGCTGGTGCACTCTCCTCCTCGCCCGCCACCCGTCCGTCTTCAAGAAACTCCGCCAAACCGTCGTCGACACCTTCGGTACCTACAACCGCCCGCTACCCATCACTTTCTCCGGCCTCAAATCCTGCCAATACCTCCAGCACTTCCTCAACGAAACCCTCCGTCTCTACCCCGTCGTCCCTATGAACCGCCGCACTGCCGTCCGCGACACCACCATTCCCCGCGGCGGTGGCCCCGACGGCATGCAACCCGTGTACGTGCGCAAGGGCGAGTCTGTCGGTTACAACGTGCACCTTCTGCACCGACGGAAGGACATCTGGGGTCCTGATGCGGAGGAGTTCCGTCCCGAGCGATggttggagaagaagccTGGTTGGGATTACATTCCGTTCAACGGCGGACCAAGAATCTGTATCGGACAGCAGTTTGCGTTGACAGAGGCTGGATATGTGATTGTGAGGTTGTTGCAGAGGtttgatgagattgaggatGTTTATCCTCAGCGGGGAGTGAGGTATGGATTGACGCTGACGAGTTGTCCGGCTGATCCGGTGACGGTGCGGTTGCATGAGGCTGCGTGA
- the egl3 gene encoding putative extracellular endoglucanase/cellulase (CAZy:GH5;~COG:G;~EggNog:ENOG410PGYW;~InterPro:IPR001547,IPR035971,IPR017853,IPR000254;~PFAM:PF00734,PF00150;~SECRETED:SignalP(1-18);~go_component: GO:0005576 - extracellular region [Evidence IEA];~go_function: GO:0004553 - hydrolase activity, hydrolyzing O-glycosyl compounds [Evidence IEA];~go_function: GO:0030248 - cellulose binding [Evidence IEA];~go_process: GO:0005975 - carbohydrate metabolic process [Evidence IEA];~go_process: GO:0071704 - organic substance metabolic process [Evidence IEA]), whose product MRFTSLMMAASAMGLVHAATKRDASAKKSGFTWVGANESGAEFGEDNIPGKLDKDYTFPNTTAIQTLRDSGMNIFRVPFLMERLVPDDMTGGVNAAYLKDLRKTIQFITESGAYAVLDPHNYGRYSGNIITNTDNFKAFWKTVAGEFSSNEKVIFDTNNEYHDMDQSLVLNLNQAAINGIRSAGAKNQYIFIEGNAYTGAWKWTDNNDNLKSLTDPQDKLVYQMHQYLDSDGSGTSETCVSDTIGKERLQSATQWLKKNSKKGFVGEFAGGVNEQCEKAVEGMLEYMNENSDVWMGAEWWAAGPWWGDYMYNLEPTDGQAYGAYLPILKKYFPSEAGASLSASSSTSTKAVRVPLVRPSSSGSGSVSASASASASASPSGKPSGGALPPTIPVFVPTTFATVASATPSSLIASSTSSVVPSASSSGGVANKYGQCGGITWTGPKTCESGSSCIKQNAYYSQCQ is encoded by the exons ATGAGGTTCACCAGCTTGATGATGGCCGCTAGCGCTATGGGCCTGGTGCACGCAGCCACCAAGCGCGATGCTTCCGCTAAGAAATCCGGCTTTACCT GGGTCGGAGCCAACGAATCCGGCGCCGAATTCGGCGAGGACAACATCCCCGGCAAGCTTGACAAAGACTACACCTTCCCCAACACAACCGCTATCCAGACCCTCCGCGACTCCGGCATGAACATCTTCCGTGTGCCCTTCTTAATGGAACGATTGGTGCCGGATGACATGACTGGTGGTGTGAACGCGGCGTATCTGAAGGATTTGAGGAAGACGATTCAGTTCATTACGGAGAGCGGGGCATATGCGGTGCTGGATCCGCATAATTATGGGAGATA TTCTGGGAATATTATCACCAACACGGATAACTTCAAGGCGTTTTGGAAGACCGTCGCTGGGGAGTTCTCGTCGAACGAGAAAGTTATTTTCGACACCA ACAACGAGTACCACGACATGGACCAATCCCTCGTCCTCAACCTTAACCAAGCCGCCATCAACGGCATCCGCTCTGCCGGCGCTAAAAACCAATACATTTTCATCGAAGGCAATGCCTACACCGGTGCCTGGAAATGGACCGACAACAACGACAACCTCAAGTCCCTGACCGATCCCCAAGACAAGCTTGTTTACCAGATGCACCAATACCTCGACTCGGACGGCTCCGGTACATCTGAGACATGTGTCAGCGATACCATAGGCAAGGAACGACTGCAGAGCGCGACGCagtggctgaagaagaacagcaaGAAGGGGTTTGTGGGTGAGTTCGCGGGTGGTGTGAATGAGCAGTGTGAGAAGGCTGTTGAGGGGATGTTGGAGTATATGAATGAGAATAGCGATGTGTGGATGGGCGCTGAGTGGTGGGCTGCTGGGCCTTGGTGGGGGGATTATATGTATAACTTAGAGCCGACAGATGGGCAAGCATACGGTGCTTATCTGCCAATTTTGAAGAAGTACTTTCCTTCTGAGGCTGGTGCTTCGTTGTCGGCTTCGTCTTCGACCTCGACCAAGGCTGTTCGCGTGCCCTTGGTccgtccttcttcttccggctccggctccgTCTCTGCGTCTGCGTCTGCGTCTGCTTCTGCCTCTCCGTCTGGCAAACCAAGCGGCGGTGCTCTGCCTCCTACCATCCCAGTCTTTGTGCCTACTACATTTGCCACTGTTGCTTCTGCGACCCCTTCATCTCTTATCGCGAGCAGCACTTCGAGCGTTGTCCCCTCCGCTAGCAGCTCTGGAGGCGTTGCGAACAAGTACGGACAGTGCGGCGGGATTACTTGGACTGGGCCGAAGACTTGTGAGAGTGGGAGCTCTTGTATTAAGCAGAATGCTTATTATTCGCAGTGTCAGTGA
- a CDS encoding NRDE family protein (COG:S;~EggNog:ENOG410PGNZ;~InterPro:IPR008551;~PFAM:PF05742), with protein MCIALVSTAHPSYSLIVIDNRDEYLTRPTSPPSWWPPPHNHVLSSRDLARAPYGTWMGVTKTGKLAVLTNYRETSAAKAAAAAQSRGVIVNSWLAAPPDDKRDTRAFVQDTITGIAARNVGGFSLVCGYVNEPLAIVSNRSANLEQVTWVAKERGETVGLSNTSFGDRSWPKIIDGERLMEEAIGANVEAGEGEDKLIERFLGVLSTDTLPRLPEGSSTETYIPNLRKSIFIPAIGAESKNERSADEVAAACVEDRVKVDGVADAIPNPAYMQGAYGTQKQTVLLVREDGRVRYFERTLYDNNVNAIPVGEGDQSFEFMVERQS; from the exons ATGTGCATCGCACTAGTCTCCACAGCGCACCCTTCCTACTCCCTCATCGTAATCGACAACAGAGAT GAATACCTCACCCGCCCAACCTCCCCTCCATCCTGGTGGCCCCCACCACACAACCACGTCCTCTCCTCCCGAGACCTCGCGCGTGCCCCCTACGGAACTTGGATGGGCGTCACAAAAACTGGCAAACTCGCCGTCCTGACAAACTACCGCGAAACATCAGCCGCAAAAGCAGCCGCCGCAGCACAAAGTCGCGGCGTCATCGTAAACAGCTGGCTCGCCGCACCACCAGACGATAAGCGCGATACGAGGGCCTTTGTTCAGGACACTATCACGGGGATCGCAGCGAGAAACGTTGGCGGGTTTAGTCTGGTCTGTGGGTATGTGAATGAGCCGTTAGCGATAGTGTCGAATCGGTCGGCGAATCTGGAGCAGGTTACTTGGGTTGCGAAGGAACGGGGAGAGACAGTGGGGCTGAGTAATACGAGTTTTGGGGATCGGTCGTGGCCGAAGATTATTGACGGAGAGCGACTTATGGAAGAAGCTATTGGGGCAAACGTGGAGgctggggagggggaggataAGCTTATTGAGAGGTTTCTGGGTGTTTTGAGCACGGATACGCTGCCAAGATTGCCGGAGGGCTCGTCGACGGAGACGTATATTCCGAATTTAAGGAAGAGTATATTTATACCCGCGATTGGGGCGGAGAGTAAAAACGAAAGGTCAGCTGATGaggttgctgctgcttgcGTGGAGGATAGGGTAAAGGTTGATGGTGTGGCAGATGCGATTCCAAACCCTGCTTATATGCAGGGCGCGTATGGGACGCAGAAGCAGACGGTGCTTCTTGTGAGGGAGGATGGGAGGGTGAGGTATTTTGAGCGCACGCTTTATGATAACAATGTGAATGCTATTCCGGTTGGGGAGGGGGATCAATCGTTTGAGTTTATGGTTGAAAGACAGAGCTGA
- a CDS encoding HVA22/TB2/DP1 family protein (COG:V;~EggNog:ENOG410PNU1;~InterPro:IPR004345;~PFAM:PF03134;~TransMembrane:1 (n8-19c27/28o37-61i)) → MFGIFADLLSSVVTILFPIFASWKALRSSNPSQLAPWLIYWVVLSVILLAESWTVFILGWFPFYSWIRLFFLCYLVLPQTQGARLLYVQYVDPFLEQHEREIEEFIANSHERAKTLGLQYFYQLIDLIREKVLGLPPQTGGASPPPPSGAGAYAQSLLSRFNMPAAGAGAGTGGGAPAAGNDWFSTISSAVSAMASTGQGQSQEARARELHASGNLLPREMASMSREEKAKYLSNQRDILEVMRAALAHEENNLGSSDDESGSSLRKNRSDNSFDHINPEDIRDRSPAGAAGGWASGWLGGQGGQARPR, encoded by the exons ATGTTCGGCATCTTTGCGGACTTGTTGTC CTCCGTCGTTACGATTCTATTCCCCATTTTCGCTTCCTGGAAAGCCCTCCGTTCGTCGAACCCCTCGCAACTGGCGCCATGGTTGATCTACTGGGTGGTTCTGTCGGTCATTTTGCTGGCTGAATCGTGGACTGTGTTCATTCTGGGATG GTTCCCATTCTACAGCTGGATTcgcctcttcttcctctgctaCCTCGTTCTTCCCCAGACTCAGGGCGCGCGCCTGCTATATGTGCAATACGTTGATCCGTTCTTGGAGCAGCATGAACGGGAGATTGAGGAGTTTATTGCCAACAGCCACGAAAGAGCCAAGACTCTGGGTCTTCAGTACTTCTATCAGCTCATCGATTTGATCCGCGAAAAGGTCCTGGGCCTGCCGCCGCAAACTGGTGGGGcctcccctcctccgcccagcggtgCAGGCGCTTACGCTCAGTCGCTCCTGTCTCGTTTCAACATGCCCGCTgctggcgccggtgctggtACTGGTGGCGGGGCCCCAGCGGCTGGCAACGACTGGTTCTCTACCATTAGTTCGGCAGTGTCCGCGATGGCGTCGACAGGCCAGGGCCAGAGCCAGGAAGCACGAGCGAGGGAGCTTCACGCCAGTGGTAACCTGCTGCCGCGCGAGATGGCATCGATGTCGCGGGAGGAGAAGGCGAAGTACCTGTCCAACCAGCGCGATATTTTGGAGGTTATGCGGGCGGCATTGGCACATGAGGAAAACAACCTGGGTAGCAGTGATGATGAGTCTGGTTCTTCGCTGCGCAAGAACCGCAGTGACAACTCGTTCGACCACATCAACCCCGAGGATATCCGCGACCGGTCTCCGGCTGGCGCTGCGGGAGGATGGGCGTCCGGGTGGTTGGGCGGACAGGGCGGACAGGCACGGCCCCGGTGA
- a CDS encoding uncharacterized protein (COG:A;~EggNog:ENOG410PNJN;~InterPro:IPR037136,IPR000228,IPR036553,IPR013792, IPR023797,IPR017770;~PFAM:PF01137;~go_function: GO:0003824 - catalytic activity [Evidence IEA];~go_function: GO:0003963 - RNA-3'-phosphate cyclase activity [Evidence IEA];~go_process: GO:0006396 - RNA processing [Evidence IEA]): MITLNGQTLEGGGQILRNAIALAALTNQPLSIYSIRASRPGKKGLKASHLAAVQSLAEISNSVVEGAKLRSETLSFYPPAPTDIPLAKQEYNIKLDTPGSVFLVFQALYPYLLRVGALAEIEGPVRVNITGGTNVTSSPSFDYVQQVLVPNLKTLGFPGLSIEIQKRGWMTGPVELGTVRCLIDPLPSTTKPDGSVDCRFPRIGLNKYRRGTITKIDITVLAPDDEVSWSTTQPSKDDKLTTRKFIEQETVITLQNNLKHLPPHIINLGNTQSPIPINIHTSERSYHQTHIYILLVGYTTTGFRIGHDFLLADAKDPRPKKKKQDKDSHQHALVRNLIESCVANFENELWNQAYDQYDLFERRHQPCVDEYMRDQLVIFEALGRLYPSGDDENVEEEESLEDERYWSLHTKTARWVCKEFGLKLNR; this comes from the coding sequence ATGATCACACTCAACGGCCAAACCCTCGAAGGCGGCGGCCAGATCCTCCGCAACGCCATCGCCCTCGCAGCCCTAACCAATCAACCCCTATCAATCTATTCCATCCGTGCTTCCCGTCCGGGGAAGAAGGGTCTTAAAGCATCGCATCTTGCGGCCGTGCAGTCCCTCGCTGAGATAAGCAATAGCGTTGTTGAAGGTGCGAAATTAAGGTCTGAAACATTGTCTTTCTATCCGCCTGCACCCACGGACATCCCACTGGCGAAACAAGAGTATAATATCAAGCTTGATACCCCGGGAAGTGTGTTTCTGGTATTCCAGGCGCTGTATCCGTATCTCCTGCGTGTGGGTGCGCTTGCGGAGATCGAAGGGCCGGTTCGTGTTAATATCACGGGCGGTACGAATGTGACATCCTCGCCGTCGTTTGATTATGTACAGCAGGTGTTGGTGCCGAATCTGAAAACCCTGGGGTTTCCGGGGTTGTCCATTGAGATACAGAAAAGAGGGTGGATGACGGGCCCGGTCGAGTTGGGAACTGTGAGGTGTTTGATTGATCCGTTGCCGTCAACTACGAAGCCGGATGGAAGTGTCGATTGCCGGTTTCCACGAATTGGCCTAAACAAATACAGACGGGGCACAATCACCAAGATCGATATCACGGTACTCGCTCCAGATGACGAAGTATCCTGGTCAACGACCCAACCCAGCAAGGACGACAAACTAACGACCCGCAAATTCATCGAACAAGAAACCGTCATAACTCTCCAGAATAACCTAAAACACCTACCACCACACATAATCAACCTAGGAAACACCCAATCCCCCATTCCCATCAACATCCACACCTCCGAACGAAGCTACCACCAAACACACATCTACATCCTACTCGTCGGCTACACAACAACAGGCTTCCGCATCGGCCATGACTTTCTTCTCGCAGATGCCAAAGACCCCCgccccaagaagaagaagcaagaTAAAGATAGCCACCAACACGCTCTCGTCCGGAATCTGATCGAGAGCTGCGTTGCGAATTTCGAGAACGAGCTTTGGAACCAAGCATATGACCAGTATGACTTGTTTGAGAGGCGGCATCAGCCGTGCGTGGATGAGTATATGCGGGATCAGTTGGTAATTTTCGAGGCGTTGGGGAGGCTATATCCCTCGGGAGATGACGAGAatgtggaagaagaggagagccTCGAGGATGAACGATATTGGAGTCTGCACACAAAGACTGCACGGTGGGTTTGTAAAGAGTTTGGACTGAAGTTGAACCGTTAA